CCGAGTTCCAGCGGCTGGAGGCGGGCGAGTGGCTGGGGCTGAACGAGAAGGGCCAGGGACTGCGCGTCGTCGCGCTCGAGGCTGAGAAGTACTTGCTTGTGCAGTGGGAGCCGCAGAAGTCCACCTGGCTCTTCGCCCTCTATCCCCAGCCCGGCGGCGTCACGCGTCTGGTCTCCCGCAACCGGCTCGCGCCGGCGGGACTGCTATCGCGGCTGTTCACCGTGGTGTTCATGGAGGCCGGGTCCCTGGTCATGGAGCGCAAGATGCTCCTGGGCGTCAAGGAGCGCGCCGAGCGCCTCTGGCGCGAGCAGCAAGGGCAGGCCGGCCGGGAAG
Above is a genomic segment from Dehalococcoidia bacterium containing:
- a CDS encoding SRPBCC family protein yields the protein MKRTLALLALGLAGAGYARFGRPRVLNWGATPEEVSSPMPGDDIVPDAWLQTTRAITIEAPPSAIWPWLVQMGPRPRAGAYTYDWIERLLGIDIENSDVILPEFQRLEAGEWLGLNEKGQGLRVVALEAEKYLLVQWEPQKSTWLFALYPQPGGVTRLVSRNRLAPAGLLSRLFTVVFMEAGSLVMERKMLLGVKERAERLWREQQGQAGREAPAAAAEA